A part of Brassica rapa cultivar Chiifu-401-42 chromosome A05, CAAS_Brap_v3.01, whole genome shotgun sequence genomic DNA contains:
- the LOC103868825 gene encoding probable LRR receptor-like serine/threonine-protein kinase At1g29720 isoform X6, translated as MSVVFSSFLLFFTIIIKSADSSALHKDELKALGEIANTLGIKTLNLRNGDPCHLGILKFDDAQNPEGTNSIICDCTFNDSTTCHITELKLKTLSLPGKLPPELVKLQYLQSIDFCRNYLSGTIPMEWASLPYFSSMSLCANHLTGPLPAGLQNFKSLTFLGIEANQFSGPIPDELGSMTNLTKLHLASNQFNGSLPITLARLVNLKDFRVSDNNFSGTIPAYIGNWFGVQRLHIHASGLKGPIPEAVARLKNLNELRISDTTGINVFPILSSGAIQTLTLRNVGLSGPIPSYIWSMPNLKNLDLSFNKLTGGVQELEKAPANTYLTGNMLSGNVGSALSIYEEANIDISYNNFSWSSTCKDKSNINTFRSSYLKNNLIGLLPCAGPMNCKRYQRSLHINCGGESTTVTNTSGKITYEADNSETKSVTNQHFQNWGISNTGLLSNDIYTISTSLTLPGGSPDFYKTARRSAISLVYYAFCLENGAYNVKLHFMEIQFTDEKLYSRLGRRIFDVYIQGELFLRDFNIKEEANGTLKPVVKEVSLNVTDHVLEIQLYWAGKGTTLIPERGNYGPLISAISLCHSSREPQCGAEITKHHTKNTLIFGVTGAVVAITILAFGLYALKRCRGDKNTTERDLKAQGLQTVCFTWRQLQTATNNFDQANKLGEGGFGTVFKGELSDGTIIAVKQLSSNSCQGNREFVNEIGMISGLNHPNLVKLYGCCVEKNQLLLVYEYMENNSLALALYGNNSQTLDWETRQKICVGIARGLEFLHEGSMIRMVHRDIKTTNVLLDADLNAKISDFGLARLHEEEHSHISTKIAGTIGYMAPEYALWGQLTEKADVYSFGVVAMEIVSGKSNVKPQGNDDHVSLINWALALHQTGDAMEVVDPVLQGDFNSKEAVRMIKVALVCTNSSPALRPTMLEAVQMLEGEMEITPVMSDHGLYEHNLSISKMRVTTTIGSSSTSGVTNQTETTMKSDASGCDLYPLYPESMILNSTSDLSSSSL; from the exons ATGTCGGTCGTCTTTTCaagttttcttttgttcttcaCCATTATCATAAAGTCGGCCGATTCATCAGCTCTTCACAAAGATGAAT TAAAAGCGCTTGGAGAGATAGCTAATACACTTGGTATCAAGACACTGAACCTACGGAACGGAGATCCTTGCCATTTAGGAATCCTTAAGTTTGATGATGCTCAGAATCCGGAGGGCACGAACAGCATTATTTGTGACTGTACCTTCAACGACAGCACGACATGCCATATTACAGAGTT GAAACTCAAGACCCTCAGTCTTCCTGGAAAACTTCCACCTGAGTTAGTCAAACTTCAGTATCTGCAATCTAT AGATTTTTGCAGAAATTACCTTTCAGGAACAATCCCAATGGAGTGGGCTTCTTTGCCATACTTTTCTTCCAT GTCGCTCTGCGCGAATCATTTGACTGGGCCTTTACCAGCTGGTTTACAAAACTTTAAGAGTCTGACGTTCCT AGGAATTGAAGCCAACCAGTTCTCTGGTCCAATTCCTGATGAGCTTGGTAGTATGACCAACCTAACAAAACT GCATCTTGCATCCAATCAATTTAATGGAAGCTTGCCAATCACTCTAGCTAGACTGGTGAACCTTAAGGATTT TAGGGTAAGTGATAATAACTTCAGTGGTACCATCCCTGCATATATTGGCAACTGGTTTGGGGTTCAAAGGCT ACATATACATGCAAGTGGACTGAAAGGGCCTATTCCTGAAGCAGTTGCCCGGTTAAAAAATCTTAATGAACT GAGAATTAGTGATACGACTGGGATAAACGTATTTCCAATTCTATCCAGCGGAGCCATCCAAACCCT GACTTTGAGGAATGTGGGTTTGTCTGGTCCAATTCCATCTTACATCTGGAGTATGCCAAACCTAAAGAATCT TGATCTATCTTTTAACAAGTTGACTGGTGGAGTTCAAGAACTAGAAAAAGCACCCGCAAATAC CTATTTGACTGGAAACATGCTTTCGGGAAACGTTGGATCTGCTCTGTCAATCTACGAAGAAGCCAATAT TGATATCTCTTACAACAATTTCTCATGGTCTTCTACCTGCAAGGACAAAAG TAACATTAACACATTCCGGAGCTCATATTTGAAGAACAATTT AATTGGACTTCTTCCGTGCGCTGGTCCAATGAACTGCAAGAGAT ATCAGCGCTCACTACATATAAATTGTGGTGGAGAAAGTACAACGGTTACAAACACTTCGGGTAAAATCACTTATGAAGCTGATAACAGTGAAACAAAATCCGTGACAAATCAACACTTTCAAAACTGGGGAATCAGTAACACAGGTCTGTTGTCGAATGACATATACACCATTTCCACTAGTTTAACTCTACCTGGAGGCTCCCCTGATTTTTATAAGACTGCACGTCGATCTGCTATTTCTCTGGTTTACTATGCGTTTTGTTTGGAAAATGGAGCCTACAATGTGAAACTCCATTTTATGGAGATTCAGTTTACAGACGAAAAACTATACAGTCGTCTAGGCAGACGCATATTTGACGTCTATATTCAG GGAGAATTGTTTTTAAGGGATTTTAACATAAAAGAGGAGGCTAATGGAACTCTAAAACCTGTTGTGAAAGAAGTGAGCTTGAACGTGACCGACCATGTGTTAGAGATTCAGTTATATTGGGCAGGGAAAGGGACAACTCTCATTCCCGAAAGAGGAAATTATGGTCCTCTTATATCTGCAATCTCTTTGTGTCACAGTA GCCGGGAGCCACAATGTGGAG CGGAGATAACAAAGCACCACACTAAGAATACACTAATTTTTGGGGTAACGGGTGCCGTTGTAGCAATTACTATCTTGGCTTTTGGGTTATATGCTTTGAAAAGATGTAGAGGAGACAAGAACACGACAGAAAGAG ATCTGAAAGCCCAAGGTTTGCAAACTGTTTGCTTTACGTGGAGACAATTACAAACTGCAACAAACAATTTTGATCAAGCCAACAAACTTGGAGAAGGAGGTTTTGGAACCGTATTCAAA GGAGAGCTGTCGGATGGAACTATCATAGCAGTCAAGCAGCTTTCTTCTAATTCATGCCAAGGAAACCGTGAATTTGTGAATGAGATAGGAATGATCTCAGGGTTGAACCATCCAAACCTTGTCAAGCTTTATGGATGTTGTGTCGAGAAGAATCAATTGCTACTCGTGTATGAATACATGGAAAACAATTCTCTTGCGCTTGCGTTGTATG GAAATAACTCTCAGACATTGGACTGGGAAACAAGACAAAAGATATGTGTAGGAATCGCAAGAGGGCTCGAATTCCTTCATGAAGGATCAATGATCAGAATGGTTCACCGTGACATAAAAACCACAAATGTCCTTCTAGACGCAGACCTAAATGCAAAGATATCTGACTTTGGATTGGCTAGGCTCCATGAAGAAGAACACAGTCACATTAGCACCAAAATTGCAGGAACCAT TGGATATATGGCTCCGGAATATGCACTATGGGGTCAATTAACAGAGAAAGCAGACGTGTACAGTTTCGGGGTTGTGGCAATGGAAATTGTTAGTGGGAAGAGTAATGTTAAACCGCAGGGAAATGATGATCATGTCTCGCTTATCAATTGG GCGCTGGCTCTACACCAGACAGGAGACGCAATGGAGGTTGTAGATCCAGTGCTCCAAGGTGATTTCAACAGTAAAGAAGCAGTAAGGATGATCAAAGTTGCTCTTGTCTGCACAAATTCATCACCTGCCTTAAGACCAACTATGTTAGAGGCCGTGCAAATGCTCGAGGGAGAGATGGAAATAACACCGGTAATGTCAGATCACGGTTTATATGAACACAACTTGAGCATCTCAAAGATGAGGGTCACTACTACAATTGGTAGCTCGAGCACGTCAGGTGTGACAAATCAAACAGAAACCACAATGAAATCTGATGCTTCTGGTTGTGATCTCTATCCACTATACCCTGAATCCATGATCCTGAACTCCACATCAGATCTTTCTTCCTCATCACTATAA
- the LOC103868825 gene encoding probable LRR receptor-like serine/threonine-protein kinase At1g29720 isoform X2 has product MSVVFSSFLLFFTIIIKSADSSALHKDELKALGEIANTLGIKTLNLRNGDPCHLGILKFDDAQNPEGTNSIICDCTFNDSTTCHITELKLKTLSLPGKLPPELVKLQYLQSIDFCRNYLSGTIPMEWASLPYFSSMSLCANHLTGPLPAGLQNFKSLTFLGIEANQFSGPIPDELGSMTNLTKLHLASNQFNGSLPITLARLVNLKDFRVSDNNFSGTIPAYIGNWFGVQRLHIHASGLKGPIPEAVARLKNLNELRISDTTGINVFPILSSGAIQTLTLRNVGLSGPIPSYIWSMPNLKNLDLSFNKLTGGVQELEKAPANTYLTGNMLSGNVGSALSIYEEANIDISYNNFSWSSTCKDKSNINTFRSSYLKNNLIGLLPCAGPMNCKRFVDQRSLHINCGGESTTVTNTSGKITYEADNSETKSVTNQHFQNWGISNTGLLSNDIYTISTSLTLPGGSPDFYKTARRSAISLVYYAFCLENGAYNVKLHFMEIQFTDEKLYSRLGRRIFDVYIQGELFLRDFNIKEEANGTLKPVVKEVSLNVTDHVLEIQLYWAGKGTTLIPERGNYGPLISAISLCHSSREPQCGAEITKHHTKNTLIFGVTGAVVAITILAFGLYALKRCRGDKNTTERVDLKAQGLQTVCFTWRQLQTATNNFDQANKLGEGGFGTVFKGELSDGTIIAVKQLSSNSCQGNREFVNEIGMISGLNHPNLVKLYGCCVEKNQLLLVYEYMENNSLALALYGNNSQTLDWETRQKICVGIARGLEFLHEGSMIRMVHRDIKTTNVLLDADLNAKISDFGLARLHEEEHSHISTKIAGTIGYMAPEYALWGQLTEKADVYSFGVVAMEIVSGKSNVKPQGNDDHVSLINWALALHQTGDAMEVVDPVLQGDFNSKEAVRMIKVALVCTNSSPALRPTMLEAVQMLEGEMEITPVMSDHGLYEHNLSISKMRVTTTIGSSSTSGVTNQTETTMKSDASGCDLYPLYPESMILNSTSDLSSSSL; this is encoded by the exons ATGTCGGTCGTCTTTTCaagttttcttttgttcttcaCCATTATCATAAAGTCGGCCGATTCATCAGCTCTTCACAAAGATGAAT TAAAAGCGCTTGGAGAGATAGCTAATACACTTGGTATCAAGACACTGAACCTACGGAACGGAGATCCTTGCCATTTAGGAATCCTTAAGTTTGATGATGCTCAGAATCCGGAGGGCACGAACAGCATTATTTGTGACTGTACCTTCAACGACAGCACGACATGCCATATTACAGAGTT GAAACTCAAGACCCTCAGTCTTCCTGGAAAACTTCCACCTGAGTTAGTCAAACTTCAGTATCTGCAATCTAT AGATTTTTGCAGAAATTACCTTTCAGGAACAATCCCAATGGAGTGGGCTTCTTTGCCATACTTTTCTTCCAT GTCGCTCTGCGCGAATCATTTGACTGGGCCTTTACCAGCTGGTTTACAAAACTTTAAGAGTCTGACGTTCCT AGGAATTGAAGCCAACCAGTTCTCTGGTCCAATTCCTGATGAGCTTGGTAGTATGACCAACCTAACAAAACT GCATCTTGCATCCAATCAATTTAATGGAAGCTTGCCAATCACTCTAGCTAGACTGGTGAACCTTAAGGATTT TAGGGTAAGTGATAATAACTTCAGTGGTACCATCCCTGCATATATTGGCAACTGGTTTGGGGTTCAAAGGCT ACATATACATGCAAGTGGACTGAAAGGGCCTATTCCTGAAGCAGTTGCCCGGTTAAAAAATCTTAATGAACT GAGAATTAGTGATACGACTGGGATAAACGTATTTCCAATTCTATCCAGCGGAGCCATCCAAACCCT GACTTTGAGGAATGTGGGTTTGTCTGGTCCAATTCCATCTTACATCTGGAGTATGCCAAACCTAAAGAATCT TGATCTATCTTTTAACAAGTTGACTGGTGGAGTTCAAGAACTAGAAAAAGCACCCGCAAATAC CTATTTGACTGGAAACATGCTTTCGGGAAACGTTGGATCTGCTCTGTCAATCTACGAAGAAGCCAATAT TGATATCTCTTACAACAATTTCTCATGGTCTTCTACCTGCAAGGACAAAAG TAACATTAACACATTCCGGAGCTCATATTTGAAGAACAATTT AATTGGACTTCTTCCGTGCGCTGGTCCAATGAACTGCAAGAGAT TTGTAGATCAGCGCTCACTACATATAAATTGTGGTGGAGAAAGTACAACGGTTACAAACACTTCGGGTAAAATCACTTATGAAGCTGATAACAGTGAAACAAAATCCGTGACAAATCAACACTTTCAAAACTGGGGAATCAGTAACACAGGTCTGTTGTCGAATGACATATACACCATTTCCACTAGTTTAACTCTACCTGGAGGCTCCCCTGATTTTTATAAGACTGCACGTCGATCTGCTATTTCTCTGGTTTACTATGCGTTTTGTTTGGAAAATGGAGCCTACAATGTGAAACTCCATTTTATGGAGATTCAGTTTACAGACGAAAAACTATACAGTCGTCTAGGCAGACGCATATTTGACGTCTATATTCAG GGAGAATTGTTTTTAAGGGATTTTAACATAAAAGAGGAGGCTAATGGAACTCTAAAACCTGTTGTGAAAGAAGTGAGCTTGAACGTGACCGACCATGTGTTAGAGATTCAGTTATATTGGGCAGGGAAAGGGACAACTCTCATTCCCGAAAGAGGAAATTATGGTCCTCTTATATCTGCAATCTCTTTGTGTCACAGTA GCCGGGAGCCACAATGTGGAG CGGAGATAACAAAGCACCACACTAAGAATACACTAATTTTTGGGGTAACGGGTGCCGTTGTAGCAATTACTATCTTGGCTTTTGGGTTATATGCTTTGAAAAGATGTAGAGGAGACAAGAACACGACAGAAAGAG TAGATCTGAAAGCCCAAGGTTTGCAAACTGTTTGCTTTACGTGGAGACAATTACAAACTGCAACAAACAATTTTGATCAAGCCAACAAACTTGGAGAAGGAGGTTTTGGAACCGTATTCAAA GGAGAGCTGTCGGATGGAACTATCATAGCAGTCAAGCAGCTTTCTTCTAATTCATGCCAAGGAAACCGTGAATTTGTGAATGAGATAGGAATGATCTCAGGGTTGAACCATCCAAACCTTGTCAAGCTTTATGGATGTTGTGTCGAGAAGAATCAATTGCTACTCGTGTATGAATACATGGAAAACAATTCTCTTGCGCTTGCGTTGTATG GAAATAACTCTCAGACATTGGACTGGGAAACAAGACAAAAGATATGTGTAGGAATCGCAAGAGGGCTCGAATTCCTTCATGAAGGATCAATGATCAGAATGGTTCACCGTGACATAAAAACCACAAATGTCCTTCTAGACGCAGACCTAAATGCAAAGATATCTGACTTTGGATTGGCTAGGCTCCATGAAGAAGAACACAGTCACATTAGCACCAAAATTGCAGGAACCAT TGGATATATGGCTCCGGAATATGCACTATGGGGTCAATTAACAGAGAAAGCAGACGTGTACAGTTTCGGGGTTGTGGCAATGGAAATTGTTAGTGGGAAGAGTAATGTTAAACCGCAGGGAAATGATGATCATGTCTCGCTTATCAATTGG GCGCTGGCTCTACACCAGACAGGAGACGCAATGGAGGTTGTAGATCCAGTGCTCCAAGGTGATTTCAACAGTAAAGAAGCAGTAAGGATGATCAAAGTTGCTCTTGTCTGCACAAATTCATCACCTGCCTTAAGACCAACTATGTTAGAGGCCGTGCAAATGCTCGAGGGAGAGATGGAAATAACACCGGTAATGTCAGATCACGGTTTATATGAACACAACTTGAGCATCTCAAAGATGAGGGTCACTACTACAATTGGTAGCTCGAGCACGTCAGGTGTGACAAATCAAACAGAAACCACAATGAAATCTGATGCTTCTGGTTGTGATCTCTATCCACTATACCCTGAATCCATGATCCTGAACTCCACATCAGATCTTTCTTCCTCATCACTATAA
- the LOC103868825 gene encoding probable LRR receptor-like serine/threonine-protein kinase At1g29720 isoform X3 — MSVVFSSFLLFFTIIIKSADSSALHKDELKALGEIANTLGIKTLNLRNGDPCHLGILKFDDAQNPEGTNSIICDCTFNDSTTCHITELKLKTLSLPGKLPPELVKLQYLQSIDFCRNYLSGTIPMEWASLPYFSSMSLCANHLTGPLPAGLQNFKSLTFLGIEANQFSGPIPDELGSMTNLTKLHLASNQFNGSLPITLARLVNLKDFRVSDNNFSGTIPAYIGNWFGVQRLRHIHASGLKGPIPEAVARLKNLNELRISDTTGINVFPILSSGAIQTLTLRNVGLSGPIPSYIWSMPNLKNLDLSFNKLTGGVQELEKAPANTYLTGNMLSGNVGSALSIYEEANIDISYNNFSWSSTCKDKSNINTFRSSYLKNNLIGLLPCAGPMNCKRYQRSLHINCGGESTTVTNTSGKITYEADNSETKSVTNQHFQNWGISNTGLLSNDIYTISTSLTLPGGSPDFYKTARRSAISLVYYAFCLENGAYNVKLHFMEIQFTDEKLYSRLGRRIFDVYIQGELFLRDFNIKEEANGTLKPVVKEVSLNVTDHVLEIQLYWAGKGTTLIPERGNYGPLISAISLCHSSREPQCGAEITKHHTKNTLIFGVTGAVVAITILAFGLYALKRCRGDKNTTERVDLKAQGLQTVCFTWRQLQTATNNFDQANKLGEGGFGTVFKGELSDGTIIAVKQLSSNSCQGNREFVNEIGMISGLNHPNLVKLYGCCVEKNQLLLVYEYMENNSLALALYGNNSQTLDWETRQKICVGIARGLEFLHEGSMIRMVHRDIKTTNVLLDADLNAKISDFGLARLHEEEHSHISTKIAGTIGYMAPEYALWGQLTEKADVYSFGVVAMEIVSGKSNVKPQGNDDHVSLINWALALHQTGDAMEVVDPVLQGDFNSKEAVRMIKVALVCTNSSPALRPTMLEAVQMLEGEMEITPVMSDHGLYEHNLSISKMRVTTTIGSSSTSGVTNQTETTMKSDASGCDLYPLYPESMILNSTSDLSSSSL; from the exons ATGTCGGTCGTCTTTTCaagttttcttttgttcttcaCCATTATCATAAAGTCGGCCGATTCATCAGCTCTTCACAAAGATGAAT TAAAAGCGCTTGGAGAGATAGCTAATACACTTGGTATCAAGACACTGAACCTACGGAACGGAGATCCTTGCCATTTAGGAATCCTTAAGTTTGATGATGCTCAGAATCCGGAGGGCACGAACAGCATTATTTGTGACTGTACCTTCAACGACAGCACGACATGCCATATTACAGAGTT GAAACTCAAGACCCTCAGTCTTCCTGGAAAACTTCCACCTGAGTTAGTCAAACTTCAGTATCTGCAATCTAT AGATTTTTGCAGAAATTACCTTTCAGGAACAATCCCAATGGAGTGGGCTTCTTTGCCATACTTTTCTTCCAT GTCGCTCTGCGCGAATCATTTGACTGGGCCTTTACCAGCTGGTTTACAAAACTTTAAGAGTCTGACGTTCCT AGGAATTGAAGCCAACCAGTTCTCTGGTCCAATTCCTGATGAGCTTGGTAGTATGACCAACCTAACAAAACT GCATCTTGCATCCAATCAATTTAATGGAAGCTTGCCAATCACTCTAGCTAGACTGGTGAACCTTAAGGATTT TAGGGTAAGTGATAATAACTTCAGTGGTACCATCCCTGCATATATTGGCAACTGGTTTGGGGTTCAAAGGCT CAGACATATACATGCAAGTGGACTGAAAGGGCCTATTCCTGAAGCAGTTGCCCGGTTAAAAAATCTTAATGAACT GAGAATTAGTGATACGACTGGGATAAACGTATTTCCAATTCTATCCAGCGGAGCCATCCAAACCCT GACTTTGAGGAATGTGGGTTTGTCTGGTCCAATTCCATCTTACATCTGGAGTATGCCAAACCTAAAGAATCT TGATCTATCTTTTAACAAGTTGACTGGTGGAGTTCAAGAACTAGAAAAAGCACCCGCAAATAC CTATTTGACTGGAAACATGCTTTCGGGAAACGTTGGATCTGCTCTGTCAATCTACGAAGAAGCCAATAT TGATATCTCTTACAACAATTTCTCATGGTCTTCTACCTGCAAGGACAAAAG TAACATTAACACATTCCGGAGCTCATATTTGAAGAACAATTT AATTGGACTTCTTCCGTGCGCTGGTCCAATGAACTGCAAGAGAT ATCAGCGCTCACTACATATAAATTGTGGTGGAGAAAGTACAACGGTTACAAACACTTCGGGTAAAATCACTTATGAAGCTGATAACAGTGAAACAAAATCCGTGACAAATCAACACTTTCAAAACTGGGGAATCAGTAACACAGGTCTGTTGTCGAATGACATATACACCATTTCCACTAGTTTAACTCTACCTGGAGGCTCCCCTGATTTTTATAAGACTGCACGTCGATCTGCTATTTCTCTGGTTTACTATGCGTTTTGTTTGGAAAATGGAGCCTACAATGTGAAACTCCATTTTATGGAGATTCAGTTTACAGACGAAAAACTATACAGTCGTCTAGGCAGACGCATATTTGACGTCTATATTCAG GGAGAATTGTTTTTAAGGGATTTTAACATAAAAGAGGAGGCTAATGGAACTCTAAAACCTGTTGTGAAAGAAGTGAGCTTGAACGTGACCGACCATGTGTTAGAGATTCAGTTATATTGGGCAGGGAAAGGGACAACTCTCATTCCCGAAAGAGGAAATTATGGTCCTCTTATATCTGCAATCTCTTTGTGTCACAGTA GCCGGGAGCCACAATGTGGAG CGGAGATAACAAAGCACCACACTAAGAATACACTAATTTTTGGGGTAACGGGTGCCGTTGTAGCAATTACTATCTTGGCTTTTGGGTTATATGCTTTGAAAAGATGTAGAGGAGACAAGAACACGACAGAAAGAG TAGATCTGAAAGCCCAAGGTTTGCAAACTGTTTGCTTTACGTGGAGACAATTACAAACTGCAACAAACAATTTTGATCAAGCCAACAAACTTGGAGAAGGAGGTTTTGGAACCGTATTCAAA GGAGAGCTGTCGGATGGAACTATCATAGCAGTCAAGCAGCTTTCTTCTAATTCATGCCAAGGAAACCGTGAATTTGTGAATGAGATAGGAATGATCTCAGGGTTGAACCATCCAAACCTTGTCAAGCTTTATGGATGTTGTGTCGAGAAGAATCAATTGCTACTCGTGTATGAATACATGGAAAACAATTCTCTTGCGCTTGCGTTGTATG GAAATAACTCTCAGACATTGGACTGGGAAACAAGACAAAAGATATGTGTAGGAATCGCAAGAGGGCTCGAATTCCTTCATGAAGGATCAATGATCAGAATGGTTCACCGTGACATAAAAACCACAAATGTCCTTCTAGACGCAGACCTAAATGCAAAGATATCTGACTTTGGATTGGCTAGGCTCCATGAAGAAGAACACAGTCACATTAGCACCAAAATTGCAGGAACCAT TGGATATATGGCTCCGGAATATGCACTATGGGGTCAATTAACAGAGAAAGCAGACGTGTACAGTTTCGGGGTTGTGGCAATGGAAATTGTTAGTGGGAAGAGTAATGTTAAACCGCAGGGAAATGATGATCATGTCTCGCTTATCAATTGG GCGCTGGCTCTACACCAGACAGGAGACGCAATGGAGGTTGTAGATCCAGTGCTCCAAGGTGATTTCAACAGTAAAGAAGCAGTAAGGATGATCAAAGTTGCTCTTGTCTGCACAAATTCATCACCTGCCTTAAGACCAACTATGTTAGAGGCCGTGCAAATGCTCGAGGGAGAGATGGAAATAACACCGGTAATGTCAGATCACGGTTTATATGAACACAACTTGAGCATCTCAAAGATGAGGGTCACTACTACAATTGGTAGCTCGAGCACGTCAGGTGTGACAAATCAAACAGAAACCACAATGAAATCTGATGCTTCTGGTTGTGATCTCTATCCACTATACCCTGAATCCATGATCCTGAACTCCACATCAGATCTTTCTTCCTCATCACTATAA